Within the Desulfatibacillum aliphaticivorans DSM 15576 genome, the region CGCATTTCCGCGGGAGTTTCCAAAGAGGGGCCCTTCAAACCCACGTAGACTCCTCGGCGCAACGGAATATCCAGCTTTTCCGAAGCGCTTTGCGCCTTTTGGATAAGCCCGTTATCATAAGCCTCAAACATTTCGGGAAAACGAACCCCCCAGGCGTCGACATTTTCGCCCACCAACGGGTTTTCCCCCGACAGATTGATGTGGTCCTCCACAATCATTATGTCTCCGGGAGTGAACTCCGGATTGAGGCCGCCCACCGCACTGGCGAAGATCAGGGTTTTCACCCCCAGTTCCTGCATGACCCGGATGGGAAAGGTAATTTGCTTGGCGGAATATCCCTCATACAAATGGAAACGCCCCTGGAGGGCGACAAAGGCATGGTCCCCTGCGGTCCCGCATAAAAGGCGCCCCTCGTGGCTCTGGACCGTGGACACGGGAAAATTGGGAATGTCGGCGTAGTCCAGGCTTGTCTCCGCTTTCAGGGTTTGCACGCTGGCCCCAAGGCCCGTCCCGAAGATGAATCCTAAAGCCGGGGCGCGGCCGAAACGCTCCCGAATCCAGGCCGCCGCCTGTTCCGCTTGCTCTTTGTAAACCGTCATGCATAAACCTCCGTTATGTGGTAAGGTCTCCCTCTGACGGGAAACAAAACACCATTACCCAAAACAGCCGGAAAATCAACAACGCATCCACTGTAAAAAGCAATCCTTCAATAG harbors:
- a CDS encoding purine-nucleoside phosphorylase; translated protein: MTVYKEQAEQAAAWIRERFGRAPALGFIFGTGLGASVQTLKAETSLDYADIPNFPVSTVQSHEGRLLCGTAGDHAFVALQGRFHLYEGYSAKQITFPIRVMQELGVKTLIFASAVGGLNPEFTPGDIMIVEDHINLSGENPLVGENVDAWGVRFPEMFEAYDNGLIQKAQSASEKLDIPLRRGVYVGLKGPSLETPAEMRFLRAIGADAVGLSTVNEVIAAVHGGMKVLGFAIITNVNVPGMLTPASIDEIVAVADAASPRVGAIINQVLQNL